In the genome of Bradyrhizobium ottawaense, the window TCCGCCGAATTTGGCGCGGCACCTTGGGTTCTGCGCACGATGAAGCGCGCGATGGAGGCCGAGATCGGCGAATGGCCGGCGACCAGATCGCGCACGGTGGTGGCGATGTCGGTGGGGAAGGCGTCCTTGAGCAGATAGCCGGTGGCGCCGACCGTGATCGCCGAGATCACGCTCTCCTCGTCGCCGAGTGCCGAGATCACCATGATCTCGGTGTCGGGGAAGCGCTGCCTCATCTCGCGGATCAGCTCGATGCCGTGGCCGTCGGGCAGGCGCAGATCGGTCAGCAGCACGCGGGGCGCGCCGCCGGCAAGCGCGGAACGGGCTTCGCCGAGCGTGCCGGCGCTGCGCACCTCGTAGCCGGCCTTGACCAGCGCATCCTGCAGCCGCCAGCAGGTCGGCGCGTCGTCCTCGACGAGGAGGATGGTGATGGGTTCACCCGTCTCGCCCTGTTCGGTCATGATCATGGTCCCGCGACCCGCGTGTCCCCCGCGGCGCAAGGGCAAGTTTAACCGCCGGACGCGGGCAGCGACACCCATAATCATGGGGGCGGGAATGTCCCGTGTCCAAGTCGCGGCGCTGAGCGCTCCGACGCTGCGTCCCCACTGGACCTCAGTTGCTCGCCAGCGGTAATGCCGGCTTGTCCGGCGGCATCGGTGGGGCCGGCAGGCGCTGGACCTTGATCTTCGCAGTGCCGCTGTTGTTTCGGTAGAAGAGATCGTGCGGCCCCTGGAT includes:
- a CDS encoding response regulator transcription factor — its product is MTEQGETGEPITILLVEDDAPTCWRLQDALVKAGYEVRSAGTLGEARSALAGGAPRVLLTDLRLPDGHGIELIREMRQRFPDTEIMVISALGDEESVISAITVGATGYLLKDAFPTDIATTVRDLVAGHSPISASIARFIVRRTQGAAPNSAEPPPGPLLNTARLTPREIDILWGIAKGFSYAEIASHLGLSKQTVPGHIKNIYRKLEVHTRSEAVFEAVQQGLIKL